DNA sequence from the Labrys wisconsinensis genome:
CGCCGCTCCAGGTTACGGTTTCCGACGCGCCGGGCAGGCTGAGGAGCAGCACCGGTGCGCCGCCGATCGCGGCCAGGGCGAGAAAGCGCAGCGGGCGCCGGGCGAGCAGGCGGCCGGTGCGGCCGATGAGCTCGCCGATGCGCAGCTCCCCGGCGGCGCCGACGGCGGCATGGGCAAGCTCGGTCATCGCCTCTCCGGTGCTGTCGCCCGCATGCGGGCCTCAGTCGAACACGCCGGCGATCTGGTCGAGGTCGATGCCTTCCTTGATCTGCCGGAGATCGTGATAGACGACCGCGGCGAGGATCGCCGCCAGCGAGCCCCCGACCACCTGGAAGAGATATTGCAGCACGACGACCGACAGCGGCCCGGCGACATGGCCCAGGATATACGAGGCCAGGTACATCGGCACCAGCACGATGGCCTCGAAGACGAGCACCAGGCCGAAGACCCGCCAGCGATAGCCCTTGGTGAGCGCGGCGCTGCGGCTGATGCTGTCCCTGGCACCGAGGCGCTCGACCACGCAGGCCGGCGCGGCCACGAACCAGGCGATCATCGCCATCAGGCCGGGCACGATCAGCAGCACCAGGCCCAGCATGATGCCCAGCGAGACCAGGAGCGCCGCCCCGAGCAGCGGCCCGATATGGCCGAGGCATTTGGCGATGGATTCGCCGAGCGTGAAGGACTGGCCGCGCATCTCCTGGAACGCCCCGTACACCATGGCGCCCTGGGCGAGGAAGCCGATGGCCATCTGCGCCAGTATCGCCAGCCACAAGGGCCCATGCAAAGCCCGCTGCGGATCGGCGGAAAGGCCGACCAGGAGCATGGGCAGGCCCGCCGCGGCGGCCAGCAGCAGGAAGGGGCCGGGGCGCCGGCGCAGCACGCCGATCGCCCGGGCCAGCGCGGAGCCGATGCGGAACGCGCCGGACTCGGCGCTGGGATAGCTGAGATCGGTCATGAGTCCTCCCGTCTGGGATGTCGCCCGCCCGTGCCGGCGATCATGGTCCGCCAGGGCCTGCGGCCCTGTGCGGGAACGCACACCCGATGCGGCGCGCTCAGAGCCGGCCGGCGCGCCGCGCCAGGAACTCGGACACCCGTGCCAGGCCCGCCTCGAGGATGGCCGGCGTATTGGCATAGCCGATCCGGACATGGCCCTCCATCGCCATGGCCGAGCCGGGCGTGAACAGCACGCCGGTCTCCTCCAGCAGGGCGATGCAGAAATCCCGCGAGGGCATGGGAAGATCGTATTTCAGGAGCGCCGTCGTGCCCGAGCGCGGGCGCACCCAGGCGATCGCCGGCTCGCGCGCCACCCAGTCCGCCAGGATGGCAAGGTTGCCGCGGGTGATCGCCCGGCTGCGCGCCAGCACCCTGTCGCGGTTCTCCAGGGCGAGGGTGGCGAAGAAGTCGTCGATCATGCCGACCGAGATGGTGTTGTAGTCGCGGTGCCGCAGCACCGCCTCGACCATGGCCCGCGGGCCGACGGCCCAGCCGAGCCGGAGGCCGGCGAGGGAGAAGGCCTTCGACATGCCGGCGGTGCTGATGCCCTTCTCGTAGATGTCGGCGATCGAGGCGGTCATGCCCTCCCCGTCCTGGTCGGTGCCGCGATAGACTTCGTCGCAGAGGATCCAGGCCTCGCGCTTCCGCGCGATCGCGGCGATCTCTTCCAGCATGGTCCGGTCCATCAGCGCGCCGGTCGGATTGTTCGGGTTGTTGATGGCGATCAGCCGCGTGCCCGGCCCGGCGAGATCGCGCAGCTCGGCGAGGTCGGGCAGGAAGCCGTTCTCCTCGCGCAGGCGAAGGAGCACGACCTCGGCGCCGATGCTCTCGGGAATGGAATAGTGCTGCTGATAGGTCGGCACGATGCAGACCACCCGGTCGCCGCGCGAGACCAGCGCCTGGTGCACCAGGGCGTTGGCGCCGATGGTGCCGTGCGCCACGACGACGTTGTCGCGCCGCTGCCGATGGTAGAGGCCGGCGATGGCATCGCGCAGCCGGTCCGAGCCCTCGATCGCGCCATAGGTGAGCTTCATCGGCAGGAGCTCGGCGAGATCGGCATGATTGCGGCCGGCGAGGGCGAGGAGCTCGGCGACGGTCAGGCTCTCGACGCAGGTCTCGGCGAGGTTGAGCTCGCACCGCGTCTCGAATTCGTTCATCCAGATCTCGACGCCGAACGGGGCGATGTGCATGCCGGTCTCCACAGGGCTGGCGCGGGCCGGCC
Encoded proteins:
- a CDS encoding aminotransferase — encoded protein: MHIAPFGVEIWMNEFETRCELNLAETCVESLTVAELLALAGRNHADLAELLPMKLTYGAIEGSDRLRDAIAGLYHRQRRDNVVVAHGTIGANALVHQALVSRGDRVVCIVPTYQQHYSIPESIGAEVVLLRLREENGFLPDLAELRDLAGPGTRLIAINNPNNPTGALMDRTMLEEIAAIARKREAWILCDEVYRGTDQDGEGMTASIADIYEKGISTAGMSKAFSLAGLRLGWAVGPRAMVEAVLRHRDYNTISVGMIDDFFATLALENRDRVLARSRAITRGNLAILADWVAREPAIAWVRPRSGTTALLKYDLPMPSRDFCIALLEETGVLFTPGSAMAMEGHVRIGYANTPAILEAGLARVSEFLARRAGRL